Below is a window of Coriobacterium glomerans PW2 DNA.
ATCGAGGAGTTCAAGCGCCGTGTCCGGTGCTTCGCGACCGTCGCCCGCTCGCTGGGCATTGAGTTCGCCGACCAGAACGTGAATGAGGTCATGATAAATCTTGCCGGGTTCTTCGATGATGGGGCAGATGGAGAGGTCGGACCTTCGCATTCGGACGCGTGCGCCGAAAGCGCCGCTACGGTGGAGCCGCCGAACAGAGATTAGAAGACGGTCGCGTCGACGTCGAGGGCGGGGTCTCTCATGCTCGCTGCAAAAGGTTTTACTTCCAATTATACATACCAACGGTTGGTATGTGACAAAATGACAGGGGATCTATGGACGCAGAACGGCAGACCGCTCCAACTGGTGAGAACGAGGCCGGAACAGATTCGAGTGGCGGGAGCCTGCTTTCGTCGGCCTTCATCGCCCTGCTCGCAGCTCAACTCTTCTCGCTCGGGGGCGCGACCATCGTGCGGTTCGTGATGCCGCTTCGCCTGCTCAACCTGACCGGCTCCGCAGCGCTGTACGGCGCGGTGGCAGCGGCGGCGTTCGTGCCGTACGTGCTGATCGCTCCGGTTGGCGGCGTGCTGGCAGACCGTATGCGCAAGCAGCGCCTCATGGCCTCGCTCGACTTCTGCCTCGCCATCGTGTGTCTGGGGTACCTGGTGCTCACAGCGACCTTCGATGCGACCATCGTCTCATTCGCGGCGCTCATGCTCGTCTATGCGGGCCTCGCGCTCTATCAGCCGGCCATTCAGGTATGCGTGGCGTCGCTGGCCGATGCCGAGCATGTGACGCAGGCGGTCGCCGTGGTGACGCAGGTAAGCATGCTGACCTCGATACTCGGCCCCGTCCTGGGTGGCGCGGTCCTCGGATTCTTCGGCATCGGCCCCATCATGGAGATCTCCATCGCAGCCTTCGCGATCTCCTGCGCGCTGATCGTGATCTTCGTCCGCGTGCCCTGTCAGCGACATGACGAGCAGACGAGCGTCTCCGCTGCGGGCACGGCAGGCGAAGCGGATGCCGTCTCGTCCGGCGCGCGCGGATCTCGCGGGCTTCTGGCGATCTTCACCGCCGACATCCGTGATGCCGCTCGCTTTTTGAGACATCGTCCCGTCATGTGGCACGCTATCGTCTTCGGATGCCTGCTGAATCTTGTTCTCGCCGCCGGCATCACCATCGGCTCACCCCATGTGGTGACCGAATACCTCGGCCTGTCCAACCAGTTCATGGGCATCGCCGAGGCGGCTCTGGGTTTCGGCGGACTTGTCGGCGGAGCGCTGGTCGCCGCCCGGCCCCGCCTGTTCAGGTTCGCCCGCGTGCCGACGTTCGTGCTCGCATCCGGCTGCAGCATGATACCGTTCGCCGTCGCCCTGGCCGCTCGTCTGAGTCCCATGGTGACCTTCATCATCCTGATGCCCTGTCTGGCGCTCATCTTTGGCTTCTGCTCCTGCATCTCGATCGCGCTCATGGGCTATCTTCAGCAAAGCGCTCCGACCGATCTGGTCGGCAAGGTGATGTCGCTCATGTTCGCGGCTGTGAACTGCGCGACGCCGCTGGGCCAGCTGATCTACGGCGTCGCGTTTGACGCTTTTCAGCCGGTAACGGTCATCCTGGCGATGCTGGGATGCACCCTCGTCTTGTATCTGGTCATGTGCTCGTCGTTCCGAACGGCTCATCTTCCCGCGTGAGCTTCGTGATGCGAGCCGAGCGGCATGCGAACTCTTTGCGACGATGGAAGCAGCCTCGTGCGTAGGTGCCATATTCATGTTCCGCTCGTGCATCTCGAACGGGTTCGGGGCATATGCGTAGGCCGAGGCGCCAGGTGATTTGTCTGGCAAGGTCATAGCGTTCATGCTGTCCGTTACAACCTGTGCGGTGCTGCTTCACCGGTTAATCTACGTGTGATCGTCGATGCTCCTCACTAGAGCGCTTTCGCGATTTCCATCTCGCCGCCTTTATCCCTAGCGTTGCCGGGTGGCGACGAACGCCTGATCAAGAAGCAAATGACCCTAAAAAAGCCTGATGCCGATAGCGGAGTAAAATGAAACAACGATAATTGCTTCCGCCATCGTATAATTCAAGACATGCGATCCCCATCGTGAGAGAAGGGCATCATGCGCGCCATCCTGCTGCTGTCGATGCGCAACATTCGGAGCAACCTCGTGAAGCACCTGTCGATGGGCGTGCTCTATACGTTGGTGTGCGTCCTCGCGGTATCGGGGATCGCGCTTGCCGGAAGCGTGCGGCAGGCCCGCATGGATCTGCTTCGTAAGCAGTCGCAGAACACGCAGGTCAGCATTACCTCGAAAAGAGACGAACGGTTCGCGCAGGGTGATCTGGTGCGACGGATCGGACAGTTGGAGGGTGTGGCCCACGTCGCGCCGTATCTCGACGATCAGGCTTGGCTCGTCGGCGATGACTACGTCAAGCTCCAGGTTGTCGGGACCGATCTGGTCGAGCGCGACGAGACGTTTCCCTTCCGCCTCATTGAGGGTTCCCGCTCGAAGCTTTCGGAAGGCGACGCAGCGGTCGTCACCGAGGAGTTCGCCAAGGATCATCATCTTGGCGTGAGCAGCAGGATCGAGGCGAAGACGGCTACCGGCGGCAGGATCGCCCTCAAGGTGGCGGCGATTACCGCCTCAGATCCGGATTACGTCCAGCCCAACCTCGTGTATGTCCCGATCGCTGCCGCCCGCGCGCTGTTTCGCGCTGGGGAGGACGAGGTGAGCTCGATCGGGGTGAACCTCGATGATATGCGCGGCGCCGAACAGTTTGCCGCGAGGATCAAAGGTGAGCTGCCTGACACCCTTGCGGGCCAAGCGGCCTACAGCGAGGAGGGCTTCGAGCGCGGCGTGACGTCGGTCTCGGTGATAGTCGGCATCATGACCCTGTTCGGGACCTTGGTCGCGCTGTACCTGTCCTACTCCGTGTTCCGGACGCTGATCTGCGGCCGGCTCAGGCAGGTCGGCGTTATTCGCTGCCTCGGCTTTCTCCGTCGCGACGTCTATCTCGCCTATCTGGTCGAGTACCATCTCGTCGCTATCCCGGCCTCGCTGCTGGGCCTTGCCCTGTCCGTCCCGACGCTGAAGAGGCTCACCTCCATCGTCTCGGCCGGCGAGCTGAGCGTTTCTCCCACGGTGGTGCTGGGCCCGTGGCTGCTGGTTCTTGGGTTC
It encodes the following:
- a CDS encoding MFS transporter; its protein translation is MDAERQTAPTGENEAGTDSSGGSLLSSAFIALLAAQLFSLGGATIVRFVMPLRLLNLTGSAALYGAVAAAAFVPYVLIAPVGGVLADRMRKQRLMASLDFCLAIVCLGYLVLTATFDATIVSFAALMLVYAGLALYQPAIQVCVASLADAEHVTQAVAVVTQVSMLTSILGPVLGGAVLGFFGIGPIMEISIAAFAISCALIVIFVRVPCQRHDEQTSVSAAGTAGEADAVSSGARGSRGLLAIFTADIRDAARFLRHRPVMWHAIVFGCLLNLVLAAGITIGSPHVVTEYLGLSNQFMGIAEAALGFGGLVGGALVAARPRLFRFARVPTFVLASGCSMIPFAVALAARLSPMVTFIILMPCLALIFGFCSCISIALMGYLQQSAPTDLVGKVMSLMFAAVNCATPLGQLIYGVAFDAFQPVTVILAMLGCTLVLYLVMCSSFRTAHLPA